One stretch of Clavelina lepadiformis chromosome 6, kaClaLepa1.1, whole genome shotgun sequence DNA includes these proteins:
- the LOC143463318 gene encoding uncharacterized protein LOC143463318, giving the protein MFTTTSTEMLPVPSVPRYSAVPYQPGYSAPGVISSSYQASTINGVQAYSSNLASGGITSQINPAFGGPLPHPPSVAQFSQPLNSHVGASSPYPMSPGIGINPNMTLVPPPMSHRTVDKNTAYRRTYTHAKPPYSYISLITMAIQSSPNKMMTLSEVYQWIMDLFPFYRANQQRWQNSIRHSLSFNDCFLKVPRSPDKPGKGSYWSLHPDAGNMFENGCYLRRQKRFKCEKKAALKAAANEARIKDEETKIKLDQDEDHLQSGADIVDGDNLQSEKKPLLLQASNVTTSSTTGTESGLHTLQTVENSTTQETAGARQSSPEATPALSAVPQTIIAPHTPQVMYHGYPSHQTFVAPPFQTMMPIDNQNMINPGGSHHHMPMAAIKTDPHSFSPHPFSISSLMNVNESKDLRPYSESFQMQYYNPIQPHQSSGLLPPPPASAMIQYSSHHQQTQQVLPTTNSSPVTTNQTAVSDDLNTHSIDRSSDVNNQQSHHLLSMTNLNMRPMERSAQNSQESYYSTGVSSAIQHSQQQSQS; this is encoded by the coding sequence ATGTTTACGACAACATCTACCGAAATGCTGCCGGTGCCGTCAGTACCTCGATATTCTGCCGTGCCGTATCAACCAGGGTATTCAGCTCCAGGTGTTATATCCAGTTCTTATCAGGCCTCTACTATTAATGGAGTTCAGGCGTACAGTTCGAATTTAGCTTCAGGTGGCATAACCAGTCAAATAAATCCCGCCTTCGGGGGACCGCTTCCACACCCTCCTTCAGTTGCTCAGTTTTCTCAGCCGTTGAATTCTCATGTTGGCGCTTCATCTCCATATCCGATGAGTCCGGGCATTGGAATAAATCCAAACATGACTTTAGTTCCGCCGCCAATGAGTCACAGAACAGTTGATAAGAACACTGCATACAGGAGGACTTATACACACGCTAAACCCCCTTACAGTTATATATCCCTTATCACTATGGCGATACAATCATCTCCGAACAAAATGATGACCCTTAGTGAAGTTTATCAATGGATTATGGATTTATTTCCGTTTTACCGAGCAAACCAACAACGCTGGCAAAATTCTATACGACATAGCTTGTCTTTCAACGATTGTTTTCTTAAAGTGCCGCGTTCCCCTGACAAACCAGGGAAGGGTTCTTACTGGAGTTTGCATCCAGATGCAGGTAACATGTTTGAAAACGGCTGTTACTTACGTCgccaaaaacgttttaaatgtGAGAAAAAGGCGGCTTTAAAAGCTGCGGCTAACGAGGCAAGAATAAAAGATGAAgagacaaaaattaaattggaTCAGGACGAAGATCATTTGCAGTCAGGAGCAGATATCGTAGATGGTGATAATCTTCAGAGTGAGAAGAAGCCTTTGCTTTTACAAGCTTCTAATGTTACAACTTCTTCAACTACAGGAACAGAGAGTGGTTTGCATACTTTACAAACAGTTGAAAACTCAACGACTCAAGAAACCGCCGGGGCCCGCCAATCGTCTCCAGAAGCGACACCAGCTCTGTCAGCTGTGCCTCAGACAATTATTGCTCCACATACTCCTCAAGTTATGTATCATGGATACCCATCTCATCAAACTTTCGTTGCTCCTCCATTTCAAACGATGATGCCAATCGATAACCAAAATATGATTAATCCTGGCGGTAGTCACCACCATATGCCTATGGCAGCTATTAAAACCGATCCTCACTCATTTTCACCTCACCCCTTTTCAATCAGCAGTCTCATGAATGTTAATGAAAGTAAAGATTTGCGGCCATACTCAGAATCTTTTCAGATGCAATACTATAACCCAATACAGCCACATCAGTCGTCTGGTTTGCTTCCTCCACCACCTGCGAGTGCCATGATTCAATATTCGTCGCATCATCAGCAAACTCAACAGGTTCTGCCGACAACTAATTCGTCTCCAGTAACTACCAACCAAACAGCTGTGTCGGATGATTTAAATACACATTCGATAGACAGATCGAGCGATGTGAACAATCAGCAGTCGCACCATCTCCTTTCGATGACCAATTTAAATATGCGACCAATGGAACGATCGGCTCAAAATTCTCAAGAATCCTATTATAGCACAGGAGTGTCATCGGCAATACAACACTCGCAACAACAAAGCCAATCATAA